The Vulcanisaeta thermophila DNA segment CATGCCAGGTATTGTAATGAGGGTTTACATATCCATACCCAGGATACTACGCATGGAACCCCAGGTGCCACGCAGGGCCTACCTACTCATTGCCACATTGTCAGCTCTCTCGGTAATCATAACCCTCATGTTCAGGCCCTATGGACTAGTGGCCCTGGCACTACCACCCCTGGCGTTGTCCATCATGGTGACCAGGGAAGTGAGTATGCTCAGATCCTCAATACTGGCACTACCAGACCTTCTCAGGGACTTGACAGAGTTGACTAGGGCCGGGCTTAGCATTGGCGCGGCAATCAACAGGGTTGCCGAGGGTGACTACCCAGAGCCCCTGAGTAGGTACCTGAGGCAGCTCTCGACATTTGGGTCAGGTGGGTTTGATGGGCCGTGGTTACTGACGTACACAATAAACCTACTGGGTGAGTTGATGAGGCTTGGTTCACCGGTTAGGGCTTTGGAGGCCCTCTCCAACGCCATACTGAGTATTAAGGGTGTCCTGGTTGATGCTGGCTATAATGCCAAGCCTCTCGTGATACTAAACTACGTAATACCACCAATAATTGGTGGTGTTATAATCATGGGCAGGTTCATAATCTCCATGATAGGCTCCGTAATTTCCAACGCACCTTATGCCCTAGTGGGCCTTGGCATCCCAAGCATGGGTGGTTTAGTGCTACCCATTGTGTTCATTTCATTGATTATCAGCATATCCACATCCTTATTATCCTCCCTATTTGATGGGTGGACCTTGAAACCAGTAATTAAGCATGCAATACCCATTTTACTAACCATGGTCGCCGTACTCCTCGCCATAGTGATGCCCCTAACATAAGGCTTAAAAGTGCATTGGCTTCCCGATCCTGTGCATGTACCAAAAACCCTAATGCTGGGTAGGTGCTGGAGGTGTGGTAAAAGGATTTACAGGTTTGATGACTACTTCGTATGCCCCAAGTGCCACGCCATGTATTGCCCCACGTGCGCAAAGAAGACATTCTTTAAGTGCCCGGCGGATGGAACGGCGCTGGAGGCTAAGTAGTATGGCGGTCCTCACGGGCTTAATGGCATTCACCAGGGGGTATGGAATAAGGGCCCTCAGCATCACAGGCCCAAGGGGGTTGTTCACGGCCCATGCCGTGGGCAGGAACAGATCCTTCTCCTACGTGTCCCTGGGCAATTACGTGAATGTGGAGGGTGAGGAATACTGGGAATTGCTCATGGCCCTCTCCTCAGTGATTGGTAGGGTGATGGATCTAACGGGGACCAGGTACTACACATTCCTGGGCAGGTACGTATACATAGGCTCCAAGTTCACCTACGAACCATACGTGGACCTCCTAAAGACCGTGACCCTCGAGGTGACCAGGAAGCGCGTTAGGATTAAGTATGGCGATAACACGGTCAATCTAAGGAGGACCAAGAAGGGTTACACACCGGCCAAGATGCTGGATACCCTAGGTGTCATTGTCAGGTATGTGCATGAGGGTTGGAGTGGAAGGTAATGCTTAAATCACTCGATCAAGCTATGCCCCAATGTCCCAGGGAATAAGGTTTGAGGTTATAGATGTGCCAATACCTGAGGGCACCAACGTAATCATAGGGCATGCACACTTCATAAAGACCCTGGAGGACGTTTATGAGGCGCTGGTAAACTCGGTACCGGGCATTAAATTCGGCCTAGCCTTCTGCGAAGCCTCTGGTAAGAGGCTTGTGAGGCATGAGGGTACTGATGAGGAGCTGAGGAAATTGGCCATCGATTTGTGTAGGAGAATAGGTGCTGGGCATACATTCGTGATATACCTAAGGAATGCGTGGCCCATAAACGTACTCAATGCGCTTAAGCACGTGGTGGAGGTGGTCAACATATACGCGGCCACGGCTAATCCGCTATCCGTCATCGTGGCTGAGATAGCCCCTGAACGTAGGGGTGTTGTGGGTGTTGTTGATGGTCACTCACCCCTTGGTGTTGAGGGTGATGCTGATATTAAGGAGCGCCGTGAGTTGGTTAGGAGGTTTGGTTATAAGCTTGGTTAGTGCAGTTTTCCCTGGCCCAGGTAATGTACCTGGTTAACCTACCCTTAAAATCCTCCATCTCCTGAACCAGGGCATCAACTATGCCGTTGATCAGGGCATCATTGGGGGCGTCCTGGGGCGTTGTTGATAATACCCTGTCAAATAACTCCCTAATGTCAGGGGGCAGTAGTGGGTAAACCCTCCTTATCAAACTCACGGTATCCCCCTGAA contains these protein-coding regions:
- a CDS encoding adenosine-specific kinase, with amino-acid sequence MSQGIRFEVIDVPIPEGTNVIIGHAHFIKTLEDVYEALVNSVPGIKFGLAFCEASGKRLVRHEGTDEELRKLAIDLCRRIGAGHTFVIYLRNAWPINVLNALKHVVEVVNIYAATANPLSVIVAEIAPERRGVVGVVDGHSPLGVEGDADIKERRELVRRFGYKLG